The Rhodamnia argentea isolate NSW1041297 chromosome 7, ASM2092103v1, whole genome shotgun sequence genome contains the following window.
CTCTTCTGTATGCTCGAGTATCTCTTTTGCTTTGGTAACTTTCTGGCTTCATATTTGTTTGTCTACCTTTACACCCTATCAACAAGTATCTGTGCACATTGGAAGTCCTTTGATAATCACAATTAACTTGTCAGAAAGTTACTCAAATGATCCAATTGCCGTTTTGCTGTCAATGGGAAATGTAGTTGCTGTATATGTTGCTTCAGTGGGTACAATTCAGTCAAATCGACTGTTTATAGGCCTTTTGTTTGTTTATCTATTTAATTATTAACGGCTACGCCTTACATTTGGATGAACGTTTAATTTGTTCTGCTCCTTCAAAAGCTTATCGACGAAGTTAAACTTGAAACAGCCATTGATATGTCTAGATTGCGGCCATTGTCCATTTTAGAGTCTTCATTGAAGTGGACAGGGCCAGAACTGGCAGTTTTATGGTCATTTCTGGCTGCTCCTTGTCCTTGATTAATGCTAgtggcagtttttttttttttttggcttacttTCCTTGATTTCAGCTGTATACTATCTTAATTTTGAACGTTACATTTCTTTAAGATTGGGTAAGGATATTGCTTACATTAAGTGAAATTATTGTGTTAGGTTTTTAGCATGGAAAGATTTGAGCACCTTGGATTGCTGATTCAGTTTGGTGATAAAGGATCTGAAGGAATACCCATAAACCAAGCTGCTCCCTTTTTTGCAAATTCAGACCCAGACATGCCTGCTGTTCCCGTTCCAGCCACACAAGTTCATGATTGGATTTTGCAGAATATTTCATCCTCTTTGGAAATCATTTCAGAAAGAGTATCTCCGAAAGAGAATGGTCCAGCTAATAGTACTGATCCAGATGTCGCTATGACCGAGGCATGTCCTGCTTCAATCAAGTCCTCACCAGGTGGTAGGGGAGCATGCTTTATTGAGGGAATATCTAAATCATCTTTTGTGAAACAAGCATCTGACCTTAAAGGCTCTTCTGTAAAGGTTAGCTTATATGTCACCTTATTTTTCCATTGAGGAATGTTGGTTACTGTCTTGTTTCTTCCAGGATGATAGAACTGAGCACATTTTCAAGCTTGTGGACTGGTAACAAGATATAAGCTGAAGCATTGGGACCTGCAGCTATTATATTTCGATTTGTTCTGTCCAAATTATCTAATGTATACTTGAGATAGAAATATTTTATGGGTCTTGTCTTGTCAACCAGTGGCACTTGTTAAAGCTAATTATATTATACAAATTTATGTTTCTGAGACATTGAAGGAAtgagtaaaataaaatattcttaTATCTCGCAAGATATCGAAAGATGGAAAGTGACCTTTATACATTTTCAAGTACATTAAAATGTAGATAAGCCTGTTCTCGCTAGCAAAATCCAAATGTTAGTTTTGTTTAATAGCGTATGTCCGTGCTCTGTTGGACTACCTCTTGGCATCAAGCTTATGTCTTGGTTTCTGGACCTTGAGCTTTGTCTTGCCTGGTTTCATGCTATTCCTTGGGATTTTAAACTTCTACTATTCTCGCTAGCAAAATCCAAATGTTAGTTTTGTTTAATAGCGTATGTCTGTGCTCTGTTGGACTACCTCTTGGCATCAAGCTTATGTCTTGGTTTCTGGACCTTGAGCTTTGTCTTGCCTGGTTTTATGCTGTTCCTTGGGATTTTAAACTTCTACTAGTCATGAGTGAGTTTAGAAACGCTTTGTCATTTGCAAAGCCAACTCAGAGAAAGGGTTCGACTCAAAGTTATCGAAACAGTTTTTTGGTAAGACTATTCTTGAAAATTTCCTTGGTCATCTCAATTTGGTTATTGATTTTTCTAAGCTATTTTATAGATTGATATTTTTAGCTGTAATTAAAGAGAATTAAGGTAAATTTTGAACGAGTAATATATATTTCATATCAAAATATATGGTTTAATTGactgaaaattaaaaaggaaaaggactgCTCTTCAATTGTCGGTATTATCTATTAACACCACAGAAGCTATTAAATAGACTTAGCCTATGTAGACCACCACCATCATAACTGTTGATCGTGTGGATTCTACTGTGGTTTCACACAATTAATGGCTATGATGTGGTCTTTCTATATAAACTAAGTCTATATAATATCTTTCCATTGATCAATTATCCTCGTGCACGACTTGGGTCGGTGGCATTGCTAGTTGTCATTGACCAGCTATAGCTTAAGGTGACGACAATGTCTCTGTTGAATCCCAAGGGAACCGGAAACGTTGCTTGCCGAAACCATCACTGAGTGTGGTTTGGTTTTAAGGGGCAATACAAGGTCAGATAGGAAATCCAAGTACTCATTAACTACCACCACTAGCATTCCAAGGATGCTAAATCATTTTTATGAGATGGAACTTTGGAGCAAAGGACTTTGAATTTGTCTTAACAGACACCCTTTCTTTCTGTCAAGGTTCCTTATGGGCTCAAAGACCATGCAAAATGCTCTCCCAAAGCACCCATTACCTGCCCTTTGCTGTTTGCGCTTCCTCATTGATTTCTTGGTATCTCTGGTCCTATACGTACTTTACCTTTGATTAATGGTTTACTTTTGGAGGTTGATAGGTATTTGTTTGATCTGAACTTTAACAGATGGCCTATGTTCCTGTcccaagaaaaaaggaaagaaaaatccagCTTTTTCCTCTATATATGTTTGCTTGAGAAACATCAATGGTGGTAGAAGAGGAATTTGACCCGTTTTTGGAAGGTTGAGGAACTTAGCTTGAATTGATTTTAGGATAGATTTCTCTTTCATGGATCAGATCTTATTTTGATGTTACAAAAGTGTATCAGAATCGTGTTGAGCTATTTCCAGGAGATGATCTTTGTCCAATATACTGTGCTATCTTCTCGGAGACAATTGTTTTGGGGTGTTGCTTTGATAAAATTATCAAGAATTTGTACCTGCTTCAACCTTTGCAATTAGAATCACCGAGAGTTGCTGCTTATAAACTGAAAAATGCTCAACAATATGTCTAAGATGGTCAACACGATACCCATTTCTCCTTCCTATGGATGCTTTTGACATGATCTTCTTCTGATAATGATTCAGGTGCTAAATTGCCACGATTCCGTCATTTACATCTTATCACCGTTAAAATATGCCACCGTCTATGGATGCTCGGATACTACTATTGTCCTTGGAGCTGTTGGAAAGGTAACATTGAAGATTGTAGTATGTGCTTCATCATTAGTTGTTGCTTGCATCAACTTCATCATGTGAGCTTGGAATACAAGAGAAATGGTACAAAAGGACGAAAATGTGATGAGGAggcatttatattttcttaagGTTTTTTAGTGAGCCCCTATAGCACTTATTTAAGCaacaaaataaaggaatatATAGTTTCCTATGCGATACATTTCTTGTTTTATGTGTAATCGAACATTTTGGGAATGAAAACATCCGTCATAAAGTATGCTGAATAAGTGCTCTATGGAATCATGAATCTGTCAATTCAGTAACAAGTCCTAGAATTGCCTAGAATAGTGGCATAAGTCACTGGATTAGGTATTGAtataaaaaatgcataaaagaaaattctagTATCTAGTTACAATATTAAGTCGCTATACTTTTTGGTCATTACACCATCTAGTTGTTGAGAATCTTGTGCATTGTCCAATGTCCATCACAATCAATGCATTTAACCTCACAAAATAAAGTCAATTATCGTCGCAGTGTTATTTTTCCTGTTTCCCTAATTACATGCTTCCAACCTCTCCCCTCCCTGTTTTTTCCCCTTATAATGTAGAATTTCTAATTCTTATTGTTATGGTAAGTCACAAAGTTAATATCACCCACTCCTTCATTTAGGTAAGTCACAAAGTTAATATCACCCACTCCTTCATTTAGTTAAAGAATAACAGAGAGTTGGAAGACGAAGATTAAAATGGAGAAGACGTCCTTTGATAATTCAAATGGATATAGTAATATTGTGTAATGTTTAAGTTAAGGTACCCAAAACTAGTGCTGTGCCTTGGTCTGGTTTTAGTCTATTTGACAATCGAATCCtatttaggttcaattacagATTGTATTGCAAGTCATTAGGTTCAATAAGTTAATGTACCGAAAACTCATGATTTTACCCAAAGTGGGGTTGTATTTGTTATGAATCCCACATTttgaccccaactagtttgggataaaggtaatgttggtgttgatgttgatgaATCCCACATTTACACTTGATTGAAATATTTGACAAATTAATTGACTCAGTTAATCATCCATGAATCGTGAATCAAATGGAATCATACATGAATAGTAACTGAATCAGACACTAGTTCACTTTTGCTTCATGCGGATCGCTTTTTATTATTCCAATCATTGACGGTACGATTTTAGCCACATTCTGCGAGGGCACTTGTTAACAAGAACTTTTTCTTAACTTGTTTTAGCTCAACACTATTTATTTTCCAATGGGAGTGGtacatttgttttgtttttgtttttgtttttttccttttttgggtttcttttcCATTGATGCCGATGTTGTATGTTATGGCATGTAGCTCCTTCTTCAGGTGAAAATAATTAGCTCATTAATGGAAGCAGTTGTCAGTTAGTccaaaatgattatgtgacttGCAGTGAATTGTTCCAACCATTCAGAGTCATTTGGTAATATTACAAGTGAATTGTAGTGTTTTTAAGTTTGTAGATGTCTCCATTAATTACAAGTGGGATTCTTAAAATCGGCTCTATTAATTTGCTTTCAGAAAGGTTCCCCCTTGTTTAAGAATCCGCCATAACGAGAAATCGAAGAAGTTTCTGAATCAGGCAAGCCtgtcatatttttttctcttacaaaCCACTAGAATGATGGTTATTTCCATTGTGAAAAATGTCTGGGATTGCTGTCTTATGAGAAAAGCCTTCTGCCGTCAGTTTTGTTTCCTAGCATAGGACAGACATCATAACCTTTGGTGAAACTACTATTTCATTATATCAGGAAGTTGAAGTTAGTTTTAAAGGATGGATATACTGCTTTAAGGGTATTTGCGTCTTCCTTATAATTAAAGATTTGATACACCCATCGTGCAGAACAATGATGGGTGCTTTCTCTTCGGATGGTTGATGTGCTTATCAACAATTTCATCCtctgatctaaaaaaaaaaacgaagaaaaaacAATCTCAACATCTCTTATGTCAGCTTGAGGCAAACTCAAGTGTGATAGTTGGCAAAATTCTCTTTAACGTTTAGCGAGAATGGTTTCTTACTTGTTGATTTCATATTTTTGGACAGGCTGTAAGAATAGAACACTGTGAGAGGGTTCATGTTATTGCAGCAGCAAAAAGAATTTGCATTGCCAGCTGTCGTGAGTGTGTGTTCTTTTTGGGAGTGAACCAGCGACCTCTTATTGTGGGCGATAATCACAAGCTGCAGGTCGGTACATTGATTATCTTCTGAACTCTTATGCTTCCTACCATGTGTGGCAATTTTGAAGAATTTCTTTGACTTTCATCACGTGGCAGAAGGGAGAGGAGGGAATTGCTTTCTTGACGAAAATCTTTTATCCATGAGTTTGAGGAGATACATAATAAACCTTTTATGCTCTTGACGAATTACATGGATGGTATCCTGGCTTTCATGAGAAGACATGAGTCTGATATTctgtttttggcattttccaaCATGATTTTAATggtctttttttccctcttaaaTTAGTGTTCAACATCAATCGACGATAACATTGAGTCTTCGATTTTCATTAGGTTGCGCCATACAATACATTTTATTCACAGTTGGAGGAACATATGACTGAAGCTGGCATTGAAGCAACTATTAATAAATGGGATGAGCCCCTTGCACTGGGAATGGTTGATCCACATGATTCATTATCTCATCCAGCTGGTGTGTCTGATGCTCAAGCCGAATCAGCCGCACGATTAGATCCCGACCAGTTTACAAACTTTTTGGTATGACATATTATGCACGTTTCAATATTAAATAAGAGCATGCATTGATTTTAACATATCACTTCTTGAAATAATCTTGCATTTGTTTCCTTGCCTTCATTTTCTAGCTTATGCttcatttcacttttttttttttttttggtaatttcagaCTTGCTCTATTGCCATTCAAAATTTTAGTAACTTCTTGCTGTTGCTTATTGTATCTTTGATGGACAGATTCCAAATTGGTTCGATAGTGAATCTGTTGGATCAACAAAGGACAATCCATTTCCATTGCCAGATACTTACATGACTTGTCAGCAGAGAAATGTATGTGCACTCAGAGAGCGTTACAATTGACATGGACATCTAGAGTTTATTTGTGGCCTATGGAGTCTTCATTTCTGGTCCATGGAAGAGATGCTTTAAGCTTTATTAGcagttttgcattgattttttaTACATCTAACTCTCTATATACACTTTTTTTCAGCACAAGACTTTAGGAGAGATCAAGCAAATGCTGAGGGAAGTGCCTCTTGAAGAAAATCGGAAACGCGAATTATCTAGTGCCCTTCATGTATTCTTCAAAGACTGGTTGTATGGTAATGCCTCTGGTGGAAAATTGAGTACTTGGTGTTATATGCTACTAAATATGAGGTGCATTAGCCATGCAAGTTGAACTGACTCATTCTAGAGCCGAAGATACTGGATCCATAATTAGAGCCTTCTTGTCTGTTTTTAAAAGCTAAGGGATAACCAGACTTACTTGTGTGGTATTTGTCATTTATTACTTGCATTTGGTCCCAAAGAACATTTTCAGTTTTGTTTTTActgaaatgagattttcatttgCAACATTTTTCAGTTTCTTGGAACAAGTTGCACAGTttcttttcatgatttttgGCCTATCTTGTTTTGAAGTCGGTCATGAAAACTTTCTTATCATTTTAGCCCTCTTATTATTCCAATTGGCAACCATTGATAATTCTCTAGGTTTCTGTGAGACTGTTTTTACTATGCTGAAAATCGTAAACAAGGCAGTTACCAAGCTTGTCTTATCACTATTTTGGTCCTCAAAAACTGTTTCAAAGTTGTTGACAGGAAACTTTCTAACCAAATACCTCGtcaatattttcattgatgTTTACAACTTCAAAGATTCGCTTAACGGTAACTGACCCCGCATTTCCTTGCAGCTTCAGGAAACATCCGTCAGCTTTATTGCCTGCAAGGTGATTGATCATGGTGAAAGTGGATCGCTAATGCAAGTAAATACTGGTGCTCTCGGACTACGCTTCGTGTTTTCACCAATTTCTTTGCTTCTGCCAGTATCGCCGGCAGCTAGGATTAATTCATCTTACTTCAGAATAGTGCACCTTCTAATGCATTGTCCCAGTCAGCATACAGGGCAAATAGGATTGTACTCGCTCATTTCATTGtaaaattttttcttccaaaaataATCCTTGTTAAATATTCGGTCAAATGAGGTTTGTGCCTTGTGAAAGTATTATCCCTTTTGCGGTCTTGTCCTACAGTAGATCAGCGAATTCATTGGTCTGTCATTATGGAGAACACACAGGAATTTTCCTCGTGCCCATCAACTTCTCCTCTTTATCTTTTCCTGTTCATTTTTCCCTTGGATCCCTAGACATGATTTGATGAGCTGATATCGAAGTGGTAATTTTGTGTGCTAGCAAAGGTTTGAGCacaggaaaataaaagaaatagccTTTACTTTCTCTCTGAGACTTATGCTCTGTTTCAGTTTGTTGGAACGGACTTGACCCTGTAGATGTAAGGCCAGTGATGGCGACAGTGCCAATTCTGGGGTACTTGAGGCAAATGGGATGTCATTTTATTGATGCTCAGAGAAGAGGATGAAATTTGTGGTGAGTGGGCAGGTCATTGAAGGGTCTATTGAGTCCCAACTTGGGAAGAATGCGTTTGCGCACAGCGTCTCTGAAACTGGTCAGAAACTTCTTAAGGGCAGAGAAAGTCAGCTTGCTCCCGTCTTTAATTACATAGTCTGAAACTGGAATCGTCTTTCGGCTAGTCGTTCTAGAGGCTCAAAGTAAGAAAACTCTGAGGACCTCCCTATGTATAGATGGTGTCGGTAATGAGGTGCGGGCGGAGGCAAATGAAATTCTCCGAGAATTAGGTCATCCAAATTGCGCACCCCATGCCAAACAGAAGCACATCAGATTCAAACTTGCAATATAATCTGCGAAGataatgcatatatatatatatatatatatatgcgagACATCATATTGACCAGATTATTTTACTAACATTGACAAGAATCACTACTTCAGGGTTGTCGTTGGTAATATGCAAATCACAATTTACATCGAAGAAAAAAATGTACAGACAAGTTGCAGAATTTCGGGTTCTCTGGGCTAGCTTGCAGGGGCCAACTGGAAGAGCTTCTCTGCTTGGTCCGGGAAGAAGGTTATGAAAAGAAATGCACCTAGCGAGCCAAGAAGAAAATCAGCAAGTACGTCAAGCATATGTTCAAGGGCTCGGCGCAAGAATGTTCATGAGAAACTTACAGATTAGCACAGTTCCAAGAACTGCAGAGATCTTGCCTTGAATTGTGACCAGACCTGCTTTTCCTGCATTTTGCAGCTCTGTGGATCCTACCGAATCGAACGTCCCTGCAAAATCAACGATTGCCGCCCTTCATCTTTGTGGTTTTGATAAGAAGGGTAATTAGGAAAACAGGGATGCGCTCCAACTTACCTGGCTTTACTGATTGAAGCCCAGATGTTATGCATGCGATGTTTTCGTAACCAGCTTGTTCAAGTTTATTAGCAGCCACAGCAGACCTGACAAGAGTAGAAACAGAAGATACAAACATAATCTGACTTGAAGACTGAAAGACAGGAGCATCTGTTCCTTTGGCAGTTATTCTCGTTCTACATGGATTAGGAATGATATAGATTCATGAGATATTTCTTAAAGTATTTTGAGAAGAGTTATCTTCGAACACAGAAAAGGTCATGACTCAGATGATCACTGGTGCTATGGTGTACGTTAGTTGCCAGATATGATCTCCAAAGCTGGGTTCGAGTGTTGTGTGTCTGTCGGTTCAAATGTTCAAATAGTACAGGCAAGCAGTTTTATTTGAATGGAACTGACATTATTAGATGGGATAAGCCATCAATATATCCATTGCACTGAGTTCAAATCGAATATCTCAGTCAGGAGTCAGATTGGCATGGTCAAAAGAGTGCTTTAGTATTGCTTTCGATTATAGCCTGAGCGAAAAGGAGACACTAGGACTAACCTCAAACCTTCCTGACAAACCAGCAAGATCTTACTTTGCGGTGAAAACTGGCTTTTGACAGATTGCACAAATTCAGGATTTAGTTTGGTGAATGGCAAACCAAATAACAATCCTGCAAAATTGTTGTGCACTTGTCTCTTTATAATTGTGCCTGCACAcaacaagttgaagaaagagtGAGGAAAAAACAAGCTTAATGCAATCAAATTAGAGACAAAATACAGCATATGCAACTAAAACTTCAAGGAGCTCAGACAAGTACAAGCCACCTAGTTGCAAAGCAAGAAAGAGTACCAAAGTCGTTGTCTTGGTTTTCTATAAACAGAGGCACATGATAACAGGATTTTATATGTGCTCGCTCAAATTGAGTTTTGTCCCTCACGTCCAGAATTGCGTATCCCTCTGCAGCTGTAAGATTCTTCGCCTCTTCCGCATTCACGAAGTTCACTTCTGCTCTGACCGCCAAATGTTTCCTCTTGAATGGTTTTCCCGACAAATTCCCTCCACGGTGAGTGTCAAAGACCAACCAAGATGTCCGAAAGTTGCTGAAAAGACATTTTGATCCTTTACTCCACGTTCATCTAAAGTCGAGTTTCAATTACTGTGCACATACTCGACTGTACAATATCAGTTCTATAACTATCAAAATGTACCAATACATGCATAACATGAGGAAAATGATATTAGTTCCATGATGATCCTTCCATTCAAAGTCCCAATAAAGCAGCAGGTTCCAGCAGTAGACAGCTCATATCACTTCTTCTTAGTTTTGACTAACGATTTTAGGGAAAAGACAGTTTATGCAAAGCCTAAAGTGTTGCAATTCACGAGATATTTGGTCGTGCTGACAATTGTCCTAAGGCAGTTGTTAGGCATACTACCGAGTAAAGTACTCGATCCCTAAAGCATAGATTTGGATTACGCACATCACGAGGAATGTCAATACATTGAAAACTGCAAAGTAACTTTTCGAATGCACTTACACAAAAGCACCCTCAGGGTACTTTTCTATCAAAGAATGATGCCATATGTTGCGAGAACGATTTACAAAGTCCGAACATCAAGCAATGCGGCGTTGGCACATTACTATGGCCGGCTTTTAACGAAACCCGACATATTGGTAGCCTAGGCCCCGAGTCACCTTATGTGACACTTCTGGTttcaaaagcaaagaaagaatgGAACTTGAGAGGACTGTGATTtctttcaccatcttcttcatctttcacCTTTCCCAAACTTCTCTGTAACCAGGAAACAATTTTGCAGGCAGCCCGGATTCGCCTCTTTGACAGCGAGGCGCTGAATAAGGCGTACTTACATTATCAAGTTCGGTGTTGCAACTGGGCAATGAGATCAGCCTAGAGACGACAGATATACAGTGGTAAGACCAGACAAGTGCACAGAGAGTCGGTTTCAACTTGGAACCCAGTTTTCAAAGAGGCACACCACACCCTCCATGGCAAGGAAAGCAAGAAACTTCCTAATTCCCTCAAGAGCGCCAACAATAACAATTCGCTCACACTTTCAGGTTGAGGAAACAAGAAAGGCAATAGAAATTCAAACCAAGCAAGCACTTCCGTTGGTCCAGAtgggcaaccaaaaaaaaaaacacagaaggGGAGAGAGAACTTCACCTTTTGAAAGAGAGAATTGAACATGTCCCTGCCATTTCTTCTTTGGAGGATGTCTCTctgctctgtctctctctctctctcgctcgctctctcgCGCTCTCTTCAGTGGGATGCCAAGAGGTT
Protein-coding sequences here:
- the LOC115737803 gene encoding TBCC domain-containing protein 1, producing MWRKKKTSKNSKSLSELEFEELKSFMDPGFTATSPEPNTPGYTRSQPSLSSLYSLAPLLSSPLSLSLSLSLIISKDLRLSISISLELADLPISSAMADDSPDPSTSKRDPQPAPNPGSLLHPRREPFEYGLLPIPKLVFTDPIQALLPLKQKLLGQSPSHRVASASLAESLQISPDHARLILDTLASVLHSDSDPLVRAKPDEVESVGADVNDLVLFLYIQSYKKLLPRSHKDSAAVADVWPSTSAFDGYLSALSPLQLARSNSRRSMPSQADEETHQLSYLQKHLANIVSLLAEPVEGEGEESLVFSMERFEHLGLLIQFGDKGSEGIPINQAAPFFANSDPDMPAVPVPATQVHDWILQNISSSLEIISERVSPKENGPANSTDPDVAMTEACPASIKSSPGGRGACFIEGISKSSFVKQASDLKGSSVKVLNCHDSVIYILSPLKYATVYGCSDTTIVLGAVGKAVRIEHCERVHVIAAAKRICIASCRECVFFLGVNQRPLIVGDNHKLQVAPYNTFYSQLEEHMTEAGIEATINKWDEPLALGMVDPHDSLSHPAGVSDAQAESAARLDPDQFTNFLIPNWFDSESVGSTKDNPFPLPDTYMTCQQRNHKTLGEIKQMLREVPLEENRKRELSSALHVFFKDWLYASGNIRQLYCLQGD
- the LOC115737631 gene encoding rhodanese-like domain-containing protein 9, chloroplastic isoform X1 — encoded protein: MAGTCSILSFKSNFRTSWLVFDTHRGGNLSGKPFKRKHLAVRAEVNFVNAEEAKNLTAAEGYAILDVRDKTQFERAHIKSCYHVPLFIENQDNDFGTIIKRQVHNNFAGLLFGLPFTKLNPEFVQSVKSQFSPQSKILLVCQEGLRSAVAANKLEQAGYENIACITSGLQSVKPGTFDSVGSTELQNAGKAGLVTIQGKISAVLGTVLICAFLFITFFPDQAEKLFQLAPAS
- the LOC115737631 gene encoding rhodanese-like domain-containing protein 9, chloroplastic isoform X2, with protein sequence MAGTCSILSFKSNFRTSWLVFDTHRGGNLSGKPFKRKHLAVRAEVNFVNAEEAKNLTAAEGYAILDVRDKTQFERAHIKSCYHVPLFIENQDNDFGTIIKRQVHNNFAGLLFGLPFTKLNPEFVQSVKSQFSPQSKILLVCQEGLRSAVAANKLEQAGYENIACITSGLQSVKPGTFDSVGSTELQNAGKAGLVTIQGAFLFITFFPDQAEKLFQLAPAS